In Carassius auratus strain Wakin chromosome 12, ASM336829v1, whole genome shotgun sequence, the sequence gatgcaatgctgaattttcaacagtcttcagtgtcacatgatctttcagaaatgattctaatatgttgatttggtgcttaaaaaacatgtattattattattattatcaatatttttgagaaaacatgatttttttaaatttctttgatgaatagaaatttaaaaacagcagttgtatggaatattttttttagttacaaCATTGTTACTGTCTGTTTtaatcaattgaatgtgtccttgttgactttttttgttattccaacttcacaatattttttttgtgatacaTGATCTAACAAGATTCCACATAAACTATACAGGCAATTGGTTTCTTGATGCACTGAATGTTGTGCGtataacaggaagtgacatactGTTGGGTTTGGGGTGCATCAAAGGTAAGCGGATCTGTGCGGGAGGGGGATTGTTCTGTCCTCCTCCGACTCCTGGCACCGCTTTAAGAGAGAGGAAAGCTTCTCCTTCAAAGTCATCGCTCCTCAAAGTGTCATGGTCCAGCACTGTCACCATCAGACATGCTCCAGGAGACTGGCACTGATCTAATGAAACAATACTGTGCCCCCAGAGGACAGAAACTGCATTACAATCCTCAATTTTGGGCTTTCCACAAAAtggaaatgtaaatgttatgtgttttttaaggaattaaaaactactaaagcataaaaataccataatacatttgaagatatttaagaaacgtgctaagttattattatttttctgaaaaacaatgctacagtcagttattctcctttgaaaatgtgcctcTGGGCAGAAATGTCAATCTTTGTATTGGTTTGTGAAACCTTCCcactaactaagttagcaactttgttggttgcaataatatttcccattgccaaccaactaagttgctaacaggttagcaactatgcttttagGAAACGCACTCCTGGCCACCTGTGTGGGTCAATTATGAGGAGGaggggctgggtaaaaaaaaaaaaaaaaaaatcctaaatacaGCAGCTTTAAGAATAAGAGGGAGAAGGACTTTTTTCCTTCATTggacctttttatatatatatataaaaatgtcccTTCAAATTGAGAGTTTATTTCTTGCTATTCtcactttttctcagaattctgacttaacatcttgtaattttgtttttgaactctttttttttaatgccactgaataaaaaataactaaaataaaaagtccAATTTTCAAACCATTTTGACTTTTACCCCACAATTGCAATTTTGTATCGCACAGTTCTCACATTTATTCTTAGACTtgcttatttatatttcaaaattgcaagttAATTGCgagaaaagacagaattgtgaaataaccTTAATTTATCGACTTTGGATTCTAAAAATGAAGTGAAATGTTTACATACAATTCGAAGGACTCTTCGAACAACGGGTTGAGATCGCAGTTCTTGATTTTGGTGGATCGCGGTTCTACTTGAGGGAACATGTGCTTTGGTTCTAGAGACAGCTGAACAAAAGGGTCACTGGAACCTGTAATGGACAAAATGCAGTTTCAGCGATCAGAGGCACAAAGCGGCCAATTCTGATATTCATCTGAAGCAATGACATTCAGATCATTTCAAGTATTGGCAGTGTCAGAGCACCACTCATACAAGACCTACTGGCTCTTGATTGATCAATTTCTTCTAAAGATCCCGGTATAGTATAAAATGTGTTTGTCTTCTCACCATTTGAGTCGAGAGGAATTAGATTGACTGCGTTGAGAACCTCTACATGCAGTTTGTTCTCGGAGCGTTTGTACGAGGTGATGAGAGTAACAGCTCCGTATTTCTCTCCATTAAACACTTTCTGTAGGAAAGGTAAACAAATCCAGGTCAGTAACCACTTTGTTGGGTCTTATGGATGATTTCCTGATCTGGATGATATCCTCACCTGTTCCCACACTTTTCGCTCAAAGAACTTCTCTATCAGCTGATTACAGCTCAAAGAGTTTTGTATCAGGTTTGCCCGTAGCGTCTGAggaaacaaaaaccaaacactcATATCTGAATTGGAACAAAAGGGAAGAAACAACGCGTGAAGAGCATCAAATAACAACACTGACCTTATATTCCTCAGTATGTAGTGTTTCAAGAGAAAGTCCATTCCCTTCAGCATGAAAACACTGTTCTAAGCACTGCCAgaggaaataaaaacaataaataaaagtacttttttgaagaaaatatgaaatattaggTGGTTGCCAAGGCATTGTGGGACACTAGTGGGACGTAACACTTAGTGTTTTAATATGATGTTATGTGTTTAGGGTGGATTCTAAGTCTGACAGTTTAGATACAAACCAGACTCTGTAGTATCGCTTGTGTCTCTTTCACAAACTATATTTGAATCCAGCTACATGCTAAAGTGTAATATTTAGCATTAGGCTAAAAAACGAACCTGCAGTGCGTACAGTAATCTCTGAAAGTAAACCAGGTTACTGTCCTCCTGCAGAGAAATCTGATGCAGAATCTTAACCGAGTTCGTCCACAATGGAGTAAGAAGACTGAAAGAGACAATTAAAACAGATCATTAAGGCTGATCAACTAAAGTAAAAACAACCAAAATATGCAGATACAGGCAGGTTGAAAAAAAACGTATAACTACCTATTAAAATTCTCCTGAACCAAATTCTCATTCATGTACTGCAGTTCTTTCTCGAGATATTTCATCAAAGGAATCACGGCCTGGAGATAAGAGAGCCAGACACTCAGTGTCGCAATGGTCTCGAAAAATGTCAGTTCATGATTCATGCTGATAAAACATTTCTCTTACGTCTTCTGTAGATCTGGAGGGAAGCCTATGACGTGAAGCCATGTTGCGAACATGTGTTTCAATGTCTGTGTTTAACTAAAAAGAGACGTAAGAAACAGTTACACTTGATTTCAAGTCCACTCTAACTCTCATTACAGTATAAGTAGACTGTTAGGTTAAGCTTACAGTTACAATAAGATGACATGTACTTGCAATGTCacatataaaatatcaaataaagtgTACTTAGATATTAAGCAGACACTCTAACGATACTCTAATGACCTTTAGTtgagttgcaaagttacttacagtaAGCAGAATGTCAAAAGGTGACTATCAAAATAAACTGTAACCGCAAGAAACATGGTAATATATGTGTTATGGTTGTTGTGAAAGTGTCACCTTCTCAGGAAGAGCTCATGTAAATGTGAGACTACGAGAGAGAGGTTATAACTACCTGTTGCTCTATTCACATCATACTTTGAGAACAGTATACCAGTTTAGAGACACCTACTCCCAATAGTGATATCATCTAAACTACAGGAATCTTTAACTGACGCTATGGATGCTGTAATCACAGTTGTGCTACCTTTTTCCCGAGTGTTTCAACTGCAGAGCGGATCTCTCGGTTCAGGGCGGACTGCGTGTGTTGCAGCTGTGATGGAAGAGTGTTCTGGAACTGAGTATCTCCAATCACGTGTCGCGTGCGCTCCCGGAGCCCCGCCCAGTTTAGCTGCTGCGGTAGACGTGTCAAAACGGTGTGCAGATGCTCTAGATCATTCACCACCACGCACAGCTAAATATACATAAACCATGAAAAGTTAGGGTTAAACATGCAGATGATCAAGCCACACACCACATTCAGCGCCACTTCATCATCAGCTCACCATTTTTATAGCACTTTCTCTATCCGAATCTACAGAGAGTTCCTTCACATGAGTCTTCAGCATCTGACAGTACGTTGATGCAATCTTACACACATCCTGTAACAAACAATGGATATTTATACATCCTACAATTCAATTCAATCCAAGCATTTGTGTGAACTGTATGCGTGTACCTCTGTGAGTTTGACCATAAGCATGAAGGCCTCCTCCGGGTCAGGCCAGCTCAACTGCTCCCAGAGCTGAGCCACAGGATGCAAACATGCTGCAATGTCCACTGCAGAAGAGCTGTGCTTGATGGGAACTCCTCCGGTCTGCAGCGGCTGCAACTAGAAAAGAGACAGAGAATGTGAGTGTTTAGCTCCCTTCAGCTCTTTGAAATGTTTGCAGGAGtagaaacaaaaactgtttttacaaaaaaagtgttttagagtATAATACCTGATCCACTTGCACAGCTTTTTCCACCCTCTCCATTGTGGTGCTAAAGGCTTTGTTTAACCAGTATGGAAGAGCATCTCTGAAGTCCTCATGGAAACTTGTGAGCTGCAATAACTTCCCCCTAAAAGAGAAATCCAAACTTCATGTTTAAAAAGGAGAGTCCGCTCAAactgaaaattctgccatcatttactccctCACATGTTGTTCCCGTATGATTTttgttcttctgtggaacacaaaagattatTTTTGGAAAAATGTTTTCGGCAGCCAAGCAGTTTCAGGTTGtaccatagtattttttccatacagtgaaagttaGTGGGACCTAAAACCATTTGGTtgacaatattttcttttgtgttccagttTTGAAGAAAGGaatgaaggaatagttcacccaaaaataaaaatctgctgaTGATTTACTCCAATTGAAAGTTAAAACGCATTTCACTTCATATGATGTTAATCAATGGGATCAcgtatttgtggattattgttatgtttttatcagcagtttgaactctcattctgacggcacccattcactgcagtggatccatctttactctcatctacatcttggatggcctgagggtgagtaaatttaaaGTTTTGGGTGTACTGTCCTAGATGCTAAGGAAGTCAGTACACTGGGTTGAGATTTTAACAGATTTTGAGTACTGTACATCACAACAAAATAATGTGTAATGTATGTAACAACTACAGCTGATTATAGGACTGACTGACCTTTTTTGTAAGAAGGCTTTGTCTTTGTGGATGGCTTGCAAGGTGAGATAAACAGGAAACAGGCTGTTTGCCAACGGCTGATCCATTTGATTCTCCAACTGAGAGAGGGTAGCTCGTAACTCATCAGCCagctgttcacacacacaaataagagACAACCAATGATATACTAACCATAGAAAAAGACTGGtaagaaaataaatgcacagtagttttatatattatatttcttgATTCTCACCAGAGAGTCCAGTTTTAGGTAAACTACGGTGAAAACATCCAACTGCACAGCACTGGAAATAGAGAGAGAAGGCCTATTTTATTATAAAGACAATTATAAAGTCATTACATCTCGTCAGTGACATGATGGATAGGAATGGCTGTCAAATTAACTGTCCAGTAATTTTAGTGGCACCAAGATGGCCGAAAAACAAGTTCAAGAACTGTTCAGATTAAGCCTTCTCAATGAAAATATATCCAATGAGCAGCATGTTTATTCAGCTCCGATATTCTGAAGAAATTCAATGTTTAGCAGTTAGTTAACTGACCAAATTACAAcatgaaaaaaactaaaccttatagattatattacatatacattaGTTAGAATTTTATATTTGGGGGAAGGCTTTGCTTTGAAGGGGTTCAGATCCAGACCCCCGGAAGCCTAAGCAATTGGcagattttttaaatgcaacagtTGCATATTCCAAGTAGAGTAATACAGTACTGTGGATAAATTTGGAAAATTTAGCAATGGGCTGGATGGATGACATATCTCTGTAGGCGACCAGTTAAATGATCATGTGTCTGGATTAACTTATATATCTTATTAATTGTAGTGGGAGGGGTTACGATCATCTGAGCGTCAGCTGATGCTGCAGGCATGACGTGGTTAGGTCTGTCTGAACTAGGCTTGAGCTCCATTCATCGCTCAAACtagatttacattttaacacatgcAGTTCATTATTCTTACCTGACAAACACCTTATTCCAGACGTCTTTACTGACTCGAATGTCCTCTTGCACTTCTCCAATCAACCGAGAGAGGGCGCTGATGAACTCTAACGGATCCTGTCAAAGAGCACGCATGAAGAACCTGAATCTAAACTTACTGGAATAATATCCACATATAGAATGAATGCCAGTAATCTGCATGGCTTCTTACCTTGGTCATGGGTTGATGTAAACCTTTTTTGATGTTAAACCACTCTTCTGTGCCATTCTGGGAGAAAAGAAACATGGGTTAGGTGACTTAGGTGACTAGTCGCACATACAATGCCCCAAAACTGGCCTgtttgttcttatacacacagaaaaatattattttggacaggtgtgcaaaatatatttttctgtgatGAACAGTACCATGtaagatatttataatgaataGTTTTTAACAATAATGTGTTACTCACAACAACAGCATCTGTGACCTCGACATGTAAGTCAAACTGAGCAGGATTGAGCTTCTGGAATGCTCGGGTTTTACAAATCTGAACAAGAACTCTACATAAACCAAAACAGATATATACTATTTGAGAGTTTTGCATAAAAACaatatgtgtacagtatatataattgaatatataattattcagtttataaaaaaaaataatgattgctAACTAATGTGTGTTACCTGAGCAGTGTTTGTAGCCGTGGTGTTGTTTTAGGGGTTGGAGGATAGATGTCCCTGTATTTGGATACTAAGCAGAGTCCATACTGCAGAAACCCATGTAGAGAGTCACCAAGCTCCTGTTTCTGTTAGCATGCATACAAGATTAACATGCTTTtaatatgttttctatttgaatatactttgaaatgtaacttattccaCTGATAGCTTAGCTGAATTTGTCTCAGCCACTACTTcaagcttcagtgtcacacaatccatcaaaaatcattctaatatgcagatttgtttttaaatatattatcctTCATAAGtttaaaagcagatttttttttccaaaagatatgattacttttattcagctagcatgtacaaaacagatatttcacccaaaaatgaaaatgatgtcatcatttaatcaccctatagttgtgtgtatgtgaaaaaaaaaaaaatactatggaagtcaatgtctATTAGCCACTGTCTGGTTacggacattcttcaaaatatctttttaaatacatgcaggtttggaacaacttgaggcgGAGTAATAACAGAATTATCACGTATGGGTGAACTCTctctttaatgcatccttgctaaataaaagcatttgaaattaataaaaGCGACAGACGCACATTAATACAGTATATGTCACAAAACCCAAAAACGACTACAACAAAAGTATTTGAAATGTTTGTCATGTAAAAAATGTTGGGCTTTCTAGCGACGGCAAAAACAGCTCGGCTTTACCACAGCATGACGATGAGACTTGATATCAGCCGTCAACACTGATGATTTATGTGATAAACTGCTAAAACATCACACGCCACCGTTGCAACATCCTAGCTAGTGATGCAGTGTGGAAAGTACTTTCTAATTCTGCACATCGACACCCACTCTGAAAGCTGTGTGTTTCAGTTTTCATACCCCACAAGAATCACCAACCTGCATGTAGGGGAGTTCCTGTTGGTCCCAGTGATACTCTATGCTGGTTAACTGCTGGAAAAGCACAGTTGAGTCCACCTCCAGGGTTTGGTAAAGTTTGCTGTAGGCCACCCACTTCCTGTGTAGCACCACAAACAACCGACACATATGCAAAAGAGATTTAAATCCATCAGCATGTGCTCCGTTCATTGCATTTAAACAACACGCTGACGCTGTTGAGCTCAGCGTACTGGGTATGTAGTTAAAAGCTTTCCCTAAAAAGCACAAATCAACACTGTCTGgtctgctgtttttattttatcagtcTTGCTTCCAGATCAGTGTTATGTACAGTATTTCAAGCTCTTACGCCAAGTCTTGGAGAAAAGGTGAAATGTCATTCTGGTTGGCGTAGTGCTCGAGCAGGGCCGTCCCCTCCCCACACAAGTCTCCCTTCCACGGGTTACTGTCCTGAGGGGCGAGAGGAGAGTAGCATTGAAAAACAGATAGAGACGCAGACAATGAAAAGCGAAGTATAAACTTTATAGTTTTAATCAGTACTGCGCAGCAGGAAGTGATTTTGATGCTTACACAACCAGTGGCTGTTTAAGATATTTCATCATGTCTAGAGAAGCTTTCAAAAAATGATCTGTTAAAGATGTACCTTTTGTTTGGAGATATGGGCTTGAACGAACTGCTGCAGGATGCCACAGTAGTTCACATAAGGACTCCGTCCAGCACTCAGGGTCTCGTCTCTCTGGAATGAATGAATCACATTGAATTCAAATTAAGGATCTGTCATTCAGTCAATACTGAGGAAATAAAATATCTGAAGAATACTAAAAGTATAATAATCAGTCTGCAATGTTCATTGCTGGTTTGGTCTGTTTCAAAGGTGCAAAGACCAGTGTACAATCAGACATAAGGGTCTTTCACTTTAAATAACATATGTCATTTTATGCGCTTTTGTCCTTTGTATtagttttttctcaaatattaccATTTAGATTTAATaggttttttttcagtttcagaatTAGTTCTCATTTATTTCTGGTTAGTATCTCCATCCATGTTTTTATCTAATACTCACATTTTATACTCACattatatttcagttaacaatgtgttattagttttagttttagttaatgataataactctGCCACACATTCTAATGCATAGATATTTAGgttcagtttgaaaaaaaaaaattgttcaagtTGAACTGAAACTAAGACCACATTGTCTGGTCATTCATAAAGTTGcacttcactttttaaaaagatattttaaaacgacacttctttaaaaaaagtaaaaaaaaaaaaaaaaaaagtacttgttGCAACACTTTGGATATCCCTTTGTGATCTTTACAAGTCACCGAACAATACTTACAATTTTTAAGTATAAGACAACTTGATGGCCTtctaatacagtaaaaaacatgCATTCACCTCTTTATGAATGAATTTAAGCTGAAGATGACACTGTCCTCTGTCTGGGTATGTCTCTGTTCGGGGCTCCAGGTTATACCATGTGTCCTCTGTGCAATGCAGTTCCTGTCCACAACACACATAAGTACACGAAGCACATGCCATCTAACTAAATCAAACTGGAAAATCTAATTAATGAGCATTGACTAGTGCTATGCATAATACCTTCAGCTTCAGAACAACATTGCCCAAAAAATCATCCtgtcctttctctttttttgcatCTTTTATCATCCTGTGAAGAGACAGATTAAGACAGATTACCATCCAGTACATCCTGTATTAagacagatttagacagattacCAGTACCATTTATACTaattattcaaatgcatttatttaaaatggtttgtattatttaaagattttaaaccTTTTCAGTCCGTGGATATTTGTGCGAAACTCATCAAATTTTTGCACCAGTGACACCTCTTCATCTTTGTCCCTATAAAACAAACATCACTGTGGTGCTTAGAATGAAAACATAGGCCTActacaaaatatacagtacagttaaTTTCTTATTTCTTAAGTTCATTTCACGCACCACATCTCAATGTGGAAATTTGCATTAGAGATGTCTTCAAATTCCCTGTAAACAAAAGAAAGAGTTCAGACAAAACGATTAATCAGAAAGTGTTATAAAACAGATGGTCAAATATTTTCTCTCTAGAAGATATATATGCCTACTCACAGTTTGAAGGTCTCGTCCCAGATGGGGTTGAGTGTCTGTTTCTTTATGGTTGTCTGCAACACTTGTCCTTTAGCTGAATCCCGCACTACTGCTTTCTGAGGTTTACTGGATGATCCACCACCATGAGACTCCTTGTCTTCAGAAAGGATCGACAGCAGGCAGTATGGATCGCTGAATCCTGTCGTCACATATTTAGATACATGTAGAGGCCGTCTGGACAgtagttattttaaaatcatgAAAATCCCTTATGCAGTAATAcccatgtttgtgtttttgtaggtttctttgtatgtgttttttatacTATTCTGTAAAATTAACAACccttggtccaaaaaaaaaaaaaagataaaagataaaaaagaagATATAATCATACCACTAATGTCCTTTCCCAGAATTCCCTTGGCTTGTTTCACTGTAACCATGAGGGAGTAGACCGGGGCCTGTGCGTGAAGACATTTACTTATGTAATTCAGTAAATAACAACATAATGATACACAGACTAAAATAATATCGCATATttttagtgagtgagtgaagtgacgtgtggccagatatggtgtcccatactcagaatttgtgctctgcatttaatccatccaatcacgcacacacacaatagtgaacacacacacacactgtgaacacacacctagagcagtgggcagccaacgGCTTTAAAGGCTTTTTACATGCGGTATAggacttatatattatatacatgttGACTATATTACACATGATCATATTTTTTATGACATTATTCTTACCAGCATACTCTGGACTTTTTCACTTGAGGTTTTATGTTCATCTTCTGTCATGGAGAATGCCTGTCAGAGAATGAGTTTTTATgacacattacaaaaataaatacaaaatgcaacaataaaatcaataacaacaatactgtaaaatatgcaGTATGAGACTACAAACAAATCCAGAAAGGTGGGTTACCTCTTTGATATAGTCTTGTAACAGCTTGGCACTGTATTGCTCTTTTGTGTGTGGTTTTCCTAACATATGAGCGATTGTGTACAGAAGCTCCCTGTACAGCGGTTTGAGCTGGGGGGACAATGATAGTCATTATTCCACAAAGCTCACAGGAAAATACTTGAAGTTATTCGTCTCTGATGAATCATTACCTCCTTCTCTTTATGTCTCTTTTCACTCTCCTCCGGGTTCTCAGAGTCTTTGAAATCCTGATGGTTAAATTATATTGTAGCAAATGTAATAATTTGTTAACATAATACATTGCCCTTCTTTAAAGTGAAAACTCGAACAATTCCTTACCTTTCTGTTCAGTTTTCTGGTCATGCCCATTCTCCGTGCAGGGGAGgactgagagagaaagaagag encodes:
- the LOC113111663 gene encoding protein unc-13 homolog D-like, with amino-acid sequence MVPVQDGASTQGENLLLPPKETHVESTGSSRIRQRQSSPARRMGMTRKLNRKDFKDSENPEESEKRHKEKELKPLYRELLYTIAHMLGKPHTKEQYSAKLLQDYIKEAFSMTEDEHKTSSEKVQSMLAPVYSLMVTVKQAKGILGKDISGFSDPYCLLSILSEDKESHGGGSSSKPQKAVVRDSAKGQVLQTTIKKQTLNPIWDETFKLEFEDISNANFHIEMWDKDEEVSLVQKFDEFRTNIHGLKRMIKDAKKEKGQDDFLGNVVLKLKELHCTEDTWYNLEPRTETYPDRGQCHLQLKFIHKERDETLSAGRSPYVNYCGILQQFVQAHISKQKDSNPWKGDLCGEGTALLEHYANQNDISPFLQDLAKWVAYSKLYQTLEVDSTVLFQQLTSIEYHWDQQELPYMQKQELGDSLHGFLQYGLCLVSKYRDIYPPTPKTTPRLQTLLRVLVQICKTRAFQKLNPAQFDLHVEVTDAVVNGTEEWFNIKKGLHQPMTKDPLEFISALSRLIGEVQEDIRVSKDVWNKVFVSAVQLDVFTVVYLKLDSLLADELRATLSQLENQMDQPLANSLFPVYLTLQAIHKDKAFLQKRGKLLQLTSFHEDFRDALPYWLNKAFSTTMERVEKAVQVDQLQPLQTGGVPIKHSSSAVDIAACLHPVAQLWEQLSWPDPEEAFMLMVKLTEDVCKIASTYCQMLKTHVKELSVDSDRESAIKMLCVVVNDLEHLHTVLTRLPQQLNWAGLRERTRHVIGDTQFQNTLPSQLQHTQSALNREIRSAVETLGKKLNTDIETHVRNMASRHRLPSRSTEDAVIPLMKYLEKELQYMNENLVQENFNSLLTPLWTNSVKILHQISLQEDSNLVYFQRLLYALQCLEQCFHAEGNGLSLETLHTEEYKTLRANLIQNSLSCNQLIEKFFERKVWEQKVFNGEKYGAVTLITSYKRSENKLHVEVLNAVNLIPLDSNGSSDPFVQLSLEPKHMFPQVEPRSTKIKNCDLNPLFEESFEFIVSLDQCQSPGACLMVTVLDHDTLRSDDFEGEAFLSLKAVPGVGGGQNNPPPAQIRLPLMHPKPNSENTLKLLEARKGEREAQAFVKLRRQREKKSQET